The Glandiceps talaboti chromosome 1, keGlaTala1.1, whole genome shotgun sequence genome has a segment encoding these proteins:
- the LOC144434702 gene encoding modular serine protease-like codes for MTDFCLHFAPVQHNIEVAELQCTGMDVPCNDDSACINLMDLCNGKKDCADGLDESPLLCGTKRRSVEVAELQCTGMDVLCNDGSACYNILDLCDGENDCADGIDESPLLCGTKRRSVEVAELQCTGMDVL; via the exons ATGACTGACTTTTGTCTGCATTTTGCACCAGTACAGCATAATA TTGAGGTTGCCGAGTTACAATGTACCGGTATGGACGTCCCATGTAACGATGACAGTGCTTGTATTAACCTAATGGATCTGTGTAACGGTAAAAAGGATTGTGCAGATGGCCTTGATGAGAGTCCTCTACTATGCGGTACTAAACGTCGCAGTG TTGAGGTAGCCGAGTTACAATGTACCGGTATGGACGTCCTATGTAACGATGGCAGTGCTTGTTATAACATATTGGATCTGTGTGACGGTGAAAACGATTGTGCAGATGGCATTGATGAGAGTCCTCTACTATGCGGTACTAAACGTCGCAGTG TTGAGGTAGCCGAGTTACAATGTACCGGTATGGACGTCCTATGA